One stretch of Roseovarius mucosus DNA includes these proteins:
- a CDS encoding glycosyltransferase, whose amino-acid sequence MSLRIAYLTGEYPRATDTFIQREVAALRARGLTVETCSIRRTGPEHHTGPEQKTEAVGTFHVLEAALSPRHLIAAHLAAWRRPGAWLRALRLAWRTSPGGIKATLYQFIYLAEAAVLAEHLRARGLTHLHNHIAKSSCTVAMLMSEMSGIPYSFTLHGPDIFYEPYRWRLDEKIARARFVACISHFARSQAMAFSDPEHWGKLHIVHCGVDPARYERPAMPEPAQLLFVGRLAGVKGVPMLLDAVRDLSADHPALHLTLVGDGPERSKLERRAREMGLTSRITFAGYRSQAEVADLLQTATALILPSFAEGVPVVLMEAMAARVPVVTTRIAGVPELVEDGVSGLLVPPGDAHALRMAIGRLLYDAHLCRDMGVAGRARVQAEFASDIEAAWLAALFEGYAEGVPPKHLRPEGQE is encoded by the coding sequence ATGAGCTTGCGCATCGCCTATCTGACCGGCGAATATCCCCGCGCCACCGATACCTTTATTCAGCGCGAAGTGGCGGCCCTGCGCGCCCGAGGCTTGACTGTCGAGACATGCTCGATCCGGCGCACGGGGCCAGAGCATCACACCGGACCCGAGCAGAAGACCGAGGCCGTGGGAACATTTCATGTTCTCGAAGCCGCCCTCTCGCCCCGGCATCTGATCGCGGCGCATCTGGCGGCGTGGCGCAGGCCGGGTGCATGGCTGCGCGCGCTGCGTTTGGCATGGCGCACCAGCCCCGGCGGGATCAAAGCCACGCTTTACCAGTTCATCTATCTGGCCGAAGCCGCCGTTCTGGCGGAGCATCTGCGCGCCCGTGGGCTGACGCATCTGCACAATCATATCGCCAAATCCAGCTGCACCGTGGCGATGCTCATGTCGGAAATGTCGGGTATTCCTTATAGTTTCACGCTGCACGGGCCGGATATTTTCTATGAGCCCTATCGCTGGCGGCTGGATGAAAAGATTGCGCGCGCGCGTTTCGTCGCCTGTATCAGTCATTTCGCCCGCTCTCAGGCCATGGCGTTTTCCGATCCGGAGCATTGGGGCAAGCTGCATATCGTCCATTGCGGTGTTGATCCGGCGCGGTATGAGCGCCCCGCTATGCCTGAACCGGCGCAGCTTTTGTTTGTGGGGCGGCTGGCGGGGGTCAAGGGCGTTCCGATGCTGCTGGACGCGGTGCGTGATCTGAGCGCCGATCATCCCGCGCTGCATCTGACGTTGGTGGGGGATGGGCCAGAGCGCAGCAAACTAGAGCGGCGCGCCCGCGAAATGGGCCTGACATCGCGGATCACGTTTGCGGGCTATCGGTCACAGGCGGAGGTGGCGGATCTGCTGCAAACGGCGACGGCCTTGATCCTGCCCAGCTTTGCCGAAGGCGTGCCAGTCGTGTTGATGGAGGCGATGGCGGCACGGGTGCCGGTCGTGACAACCCGCATTGCAGGCGTGCCAGAGCTGGTCGAGGATGGGGTGAGCGGTCTTTTGGTGCCTCCGGGTGATGCTCATGCCCTGCGCATGGCGATTGGGCGACTTCTCTATGATGCCCATCTGTGCCGCGATATGGGCGTGGCTGGGCGCGCACGGGTGCAAGCCGAATTCGCCTCGGACATCGAGGCGGCATGGCTGGCCGCTCTCTTTGAGGGGTATGCAGAGGGCGTGCCCCCCAAACACCTCAGACCGGAGGGGCAAGAATGA